The Corynebacterium renale genome includes a region encoding these proteins:
- a CDS encoding histone-like nucleoid-structuring protein Lsr2 produces MARKEITQYFDDLDGAPLNDDQVHIVRFSLEGTNYVLDLSAENATKLHEALQPFIDVARKETATTRRATAPRRNNRAKEIRKWAQDNGYDVADRGKIPTEVIDAYDAAHK; encoded by the coding sequence ATGGCGCGCAAAGAAATCACGCAATACTTTGACGATTTAGACGGAGCACCGCTTAACGACGACCAAGTGCACATCGTCCGGTTCTCCCTCGAAGGCACCAATTACGTCCTCGACCTCTCCGCGGAGAATGCCACGAAACTGCACGAGGCACTCCAGCCCTTTATCGACGTCGCCCGCAAGGAAACCGCCACCACCCGGCGCGCTACCGCACCACGCCGTAACAACCGCGCCAAGGAGATCCGCAAGTGGGCGCAGGACAACGGCTACGACGTCGCCGACCGCGGCAAGATCCCAACCGAGGTCATCGACGCCTACGACGCCGCGCATAAGTAA
- a CDS encoding LuxR C-terminal-related transcriptional regulator, giving the protein MGRRKIRVLLADDHEIVRMGLRAILDGEDDIEVIGEVATAEAAISAALAGGIDVILMDLRFGPGVEGTKLTTGAQATAAIKEQMTTPPKILVVTNYDTDADILGAIESGAVGYLLKDAPPAELLAAVRSAAEGDSALSPVVADRLMTRVRTPRSSLTPRELEVLGLVADGNSNREIGETLMLSEATVKSHLVHIYDKLGVRSRTSAVAAAREQGVI; this is encoded by the coding sequence ATGGGCCGACGAAAGATTCGTGTACTGCTCGCCGACGACCACGAGATCGTCCGCATGGGCTTACGTGCAATCCTCGATGGTGAAGACGACATCGAAGTCATCGGCGAAGTTGCAACCGCCGAGGCCGCTATCTCCGCAGCGCTTGCCGGCGGCATTGATGTTATCCTCATGGACCTCCGCTTCGGCCCAGGTGTCGAAGGCACCAAGCTGACCACCGGCGCGCAAGCCACAGCGGCCATCAAGGAGCAGATGACCACCCCGCCGAAAATCCTGGTGGTCACCAACTACGACACCGACGCCGACATCCTGGGCGCCATCGAATCCGGTGCCGTCGGCTACCTGCTCAAGGATGCCCCACCGGCAGAACTGCTCGCGGCCGTGCGCTCCGCGGCGGAGGGTGACTCCGCGCTGTCGCCTGTGGTCGCGGACCGGTTGATGACGCGCGTCCGCACCCCACGCTCCTCCCTGACCCCACGCGAACTCGAGGTCTTGGGCCTGGTGGCGGACGGCAATTCGAACCGCGAAATCGGCGAAACCCTCATGCTCTCCGAGGCCACCGTGAAGTCCCACCTGGTGCACATCTACGACAAGCTGGGTGTGCGCTCCCGCACCTCGGCCGTCGCGGCCGCCCGCGAACAGGGCGTCATTTAA